One region of Pseudomonas sp. B21-040 genomic DNA includes:
- a CDS encoding carbon starvation CstA family protein: protein MKNNNSLLSHLPWLLLAIVGACALGVVALRRGEAINALWIVVAAVAIYLVAYRYYSLFIANNVMQLDPRRATPAVLNNDGLDYVPTNKHILFGHHFAAIAGAGPLVGPVLAAQMGYLPGTLWIIAGVVLAGSVQDFMVLFMSTRRNGRSLGDMVREEMGRIPGTIALFGCFLIMIIILAVLALIVVKALAESPWGIFTVMATIPIAMFMGIYMRYIRPGRIGEISVVGVLLLLGSIWLGGQIAADPVWAKAFSFTGIQITWMLIGYGFVAAVLPVWLILAPRDYLSTFLKIGTIVALAIGILVTMPELKMPALTQFIDGTGPVWKGGLFPFLFITIACGAVSGFHALISSGTTPKLLDNETNARYIGYGGMLMESFVAIMAMVAASVIEPGVYFAMNSPAAVVGGDVVAVAQAVSGWGFAITPEALQAVAHDIGETTILARAGGAPTLAVGIAQILHSVLPGENTMAFWYHFAILFEALFILTAVDAGTRAGRFMLQDLLGSFVPALKRTESWTANLIATAGCVAMWGWLLYQGVIDPLGGINTLWPLFGISNQMLAGIALMLGTVVLIKMKRQRYIWVTLVPAVWLLICTTTAGFIKLFDANPAIGFLSLAKKYSDALANGQILAPAKDITQMQHVIFNAYTNATLTALFLFVVFSILFYALKVGIASWGKKERTDKESPFHALPDA, encoded by the coding sequence ATGAAAAATAATAATAGCCTGCTAAGCCACTTACCCTGGCTGCTGCTGGCAATCGTCGGTGCGTGCGCACTTGGGGTAGTGGCACTGCGCCGCGGAGAGGCAATCAACGCCTTGTGGATTGTGGTCGCGGCGGTGGCCATTTATCTGGTTGCGTATCGCTACTACAGTCTGTTCATCGCTAATAATGTGATGCAACTTGACCCGCGACGGGCGACCCCCGCCGTACTCAATAATGATGGTCTGGACTACGTGCCGACCAACAAACACATTCTTTTCGGCCACCACTTCGCGGCCATCGCAGGCGCTGGTCCTCTGGTCGGTCCGGTATTGGCGGCGCAGATGGGTTACCTGCCGGGTACTCTGTGGATAATCGCGGGCGTGGTGCTGGCCGGTTCTGTTCAGGACTTCATGGTGTTGTTCATGTCGACCCGCCGCAACGGTCGGTCCCTGGGCGACATGGTCCGTGAAGAAATGGGCCGCATCCCGGGCACCATCGCACTGTTTGGCTGCTTCCTGATCATGATCATCATCCTCGCGGTGCTGGCACTGATCGTCGTGAAAGCCCTGGCTGAAAGCCCTTGGGGCATTTTCACGGTGATGGCGACCATCCCGATCGCGATGTTCATGGGCATCTATATGCGCTACATCCGCCCGGGCCGCATCGGTGAAATCTCCGTGGTCGGCGTGTTGCTGCTGCTCGGTTCGATCTGGCTGGGCGGGCAGATTGCCGCTGACCCGGTCTGGGCCAAGGCGTTCAGCTTCACCGGCATCCAGATTACCTGGATGTTGATCGGCTACGGTTTTGTGGCCGCCGTGTTACCGGTGTGGCTGATTCTGGCCCCGCGTGACTACCTGTCGACCTTCCTGAAAATCGGCACCATCGTCGCCCTCGCGATCGGCATTCTGGTGACCATGCCCGAGCTGAAAATGCCCGCGCTGACCCAGTTCATCGACGGCACCGGCCCGGTGTGGAAGGGCGGTCTGTTCCCGTTCCTGTTCATCACCATCGCCTGTGGCGCGGTCTCGGGTTTCCACGCGCTGATCTCTTCCGGCACCACGCCGAAACTGCTGGATAACGAAACCAACGCCCGTTACATCGGTTACGGCGGCATGCTGATGGAGTCCTTCGTGGCGATCATGGCCATGGTTGCGGCCTCGGTGATCGAACCAGGCGTGTACTTCGCGATGAACAGTCCGGCGGCCGTGGTCGGCGGTGATGTGGTAGCGGTGGCGCAAGCGGTCAGCGGCTGGGGTTTTGCCATTACCCCGGAAGCCCTGCAAGCCGTGGCCCATGACATCGGCGAAACCACCATCCTGGCCCGTGCCGGTGGTGCGCCGACCCTGGCGGTCGGTATCGCGCAGATCCTGCACAGTGTCCTGCCGGGTGAAAACACCATGGCGTTCTGGTACCACTTTGCGATCCTGTTCGAAGCGCTGTTCATCCTGACGGCTGTCGACGCCGGTACCCGTGCCGGTCGTTTCATGCTCCAGGATTTGCTGGGCTCTTTCGTGCCGGCGCTGAAACGTACGGAATCCTGGACCGCCAACCTGATCGCCACCGCCGGTTGTGTAGCGATGTGGGGTTGGTTGCTGTATCAGGGCGTCATCGATCCGTTGGGAGGCATCAACACCTTGTGGCCGCTGTTCGGCATCTCCAACCAGATGCTGGCCGGTATCGCGCTGATGCTCGGCACCGTTGTGCTGATCAAAATGAAACGCCAGCGCTACATCTGGGTGACGTTGGTGCCAGCGGTCTGGCTGCTGATCTGCACCACCACCGCAGGCTTCATCAAGCTGTTCGACGCCAACCCGGCGATCGGCTTTCTGTCGCTGGCCAAGAAGTACAGCGATGCGCTGGCCAACGGTCAGATCCTCGCCCCGGCCAAGGACATCACGCAGATGCAGCACGTGATCTTCAATGCCTACACCAACGCTACGCTGACGGCGCTGTTCCTGTTCGTGGTATTCAGCATCCTGTTCTATGCACTCAAGGTCGGCATTGCC
- a CDS encoding PilZ domain-containing protein, with protein sequence MSEHAADRRRFKRIAFDAKTELSQGEYIWPVKLIDLSLKGLLIEKPEPWLGNREWHFLVDIHLTDDVAIKMDVQLTHDDHGQLGFVCKHISLESIERLRRLIELNVGDSQELERELGALIEI encoded by the coding sequence ATGAGCGAGCACGCCGCCGATCGCCGCCGCTTCAAACGTATCGCGTTCGATGCCAAAACCGAGTTGAGCCAAGGGGAATACATCTGGCCGGTGAAGCTGATCGACCTGTCGCTCAAGGGACTGCTGATCGAGAAGCCCGAGCCGTGGCTGGGTAATCGAGAGTGGCATTTCCTGGTCGATATTCACCTCACCGATGACGTTGCCATCAAGATGGATGTGCAACTGACCCACGATGATCATGGCCAGCTTGGCTTCGTCTGCAAACACATCAGCCTGGAATCGATTGAACGCCTGCGGCGGTTGATTGAACTCAACGTGGGAGACTCGCAAGAGCTGGAACGTGAGCTGGGGGCGTTGATCGAGATCTGA
- the radA gene encoding DNA repair protein RadA, whose product MAKAKRMYGCTECGSTFPKWAGQCGECGAWNTLTETMVESGGAAAPSGRTGWTGQQAQIKTLAEVSVEEIPRFSTASSELDRVLGGGLVDGSVVLIGGDPGIGKSTILLQTLCNLAKSMPALYVTGEESQQQVAMRARRLGLPQDQLRVMTETCIETIIATARVEKPKVMVIDSIQTIFTEQLQSAPGGVSQVRESAALLVRYAKQSGTAIFLVGHVTKEGALAGPRVLEHMVDTVLYFEGESDGRLRLLRAVKNRFGAVNELGVFGMTDKGLKEVSNPSAIFLTRAQEEVPGSVVMATWEGTRPMLVEVQALVDDSHLANPRRVTLGLDQNRLAMLLAVLHRHGGIPTHDQDVFLNVVGGVKVLETASDLALMAAVMSSLRNRPLPHDLLVFGEVGLSGEVRPVPSGQERLKEAAKHGFKRAIVPKGNAPKESPPGLQIIAVTRLEQALDALFE is encoded by the coding sequence ATGGCCAAGGCCAAGCGCATGTACGGCTGCACCGAGTGTGGCTCAACCTTCCCCAAGTGGGCCGGCCAATGCGGCGAGTGCGGGGCCTGGAACACGCTGACCGAAACCATGGTGGAAAGCGGTGGCGCCGCCGCCCCGAGCGGTCGCACTGGCTGGACCGGTCAGCAGGCCCAGATCAAGACACTGGCCGAAGTCAGTGTCGAAGAAATACCGCGGTTTTCCACAGCCTCCAGTGAACTCGATCGGGTGCTGGGCGGTGGCCTGGTCGACGGTTCGGTAGTGCTGATCGGCGGTGACCCTGGCATCGGTAAGTCGACCATCCTGTTGCAAACCTTGTGCAACCTCGCCAAAAGCATGCCGGCGCTGTACGTCACCGGCGAAGAATCGCAGCAACAAGTGGCCATGCGCGCCCGCCGGCTGGGTTTGCCGCAGGACCAACTGCGGGTGATGACCGAAACCTGCATCGAAACCATCATCGCCACGGCCCGGGTGGAAAAACCCAAGGTCATGGTGATCGACTCGATCCAGACGATCTTCACCGAACAACTGCAATCGGCACCGGGCGGTGTCTCGCAGGTTCGCGAGAGCGCAGCGCTGCTGGTGCGTTATGCCAAGCAAAGCGGCACGGCGATTTTCCTGGTCGGCCACGTGACCAAAGAAGGTGCGCTGGCCGGTCCGCGCGTGCTGGAGCACATGGTCGACACCGTTCTGTATTTCGAAGGCGAATCCGATGGGCGTCTGCGTTTACTGCGGGCGGTGAAAAACCGTTTTGGCGCAGTTAACGAATTGGGTGTGTTCGGCATGACCGACAAGGGCTTGAAAGAAGTCTCCAATCCCTCGGCGATTTTTCTCACCCGCGCTCAGGAAGAAGTTCCGGGCAGTGTGGTCATGGCGACGTGGGAAGGCACACGACCGATGCTGGTGGAAGTCCAGGCCTTGGTGGACGACAGTCATTTGGCCAACCCGCGCCGGGTAACACTGGGGCTGGATCAGAATCGCCTGGCGATGCTGCTCGCGGTTTTACACCGTCATGGCGGCATTCCGACCCACGATCAGGACGTATTCCTCAATGTGGTGGGCGGGGTGAAGGTGCTGGAAACAGCATCAGACCTGGCGTTGATGGCGGCCGTCATGTCCAGTTTGCGTAACCGGCCACTGCCGCATGATCTGTTGGTGTTTGGCGAAGTCGGCCTGTCGGGCGAAGTGCGCCCGGTGCCAAGCGGTCAGGAACGCCTGAAAGAAGCCGCCAAGCACGGCTTCAAGCGCGCCATCGTGCCCAAGGGCAATGCGCCGAAAGAATCACCGCCGGGGTTGCAGATAATTGCAGTGACCCGTCTGGAACAGGCACTGGACGCGTTGTTCGAGTAA
- a CDS encoding ankyrin repeat domain-containing protein yields the protein MRDYLFLVLALLSTSAFSSTSDDAAELSAQLQDYYFDAARRGDVPMLDTFIEAGYSLDTRDGKGYTALILAAYHGQTGAVDRLLAAGADACAQDQRGNTALMGAIFKGEVQIARTLLSAGCSPDQRNGAGQTAAMYAGLFKRAELLDALKAKGADLNAEDPLGNSATRLASGEIRTAAPR from the coding sequence ATGCGTGATTATCTGTTTCTGGTGCTGGCGTTGCTTTCGACCAGTGCCTTTTCCTCCACAAGTGACGATGCGGCCGAGCTGTCTGCTCAATTGCAGGATTACTACTTCGACGCCGCCCGCCGTGGTGATGTGCCAATGCTCGACACGTTCATCGAGGCTGGATACTCGCTCGATACCCGCGATGGCAAGGGTTATACCGCGTTGATACTGGCGGCCTATCACGGCCAGACCGGCGCAGTCGATCGCTTGCTCGCCGCCGGCGCGGATGCCTGTGCTCAGGACCAGCGAGGCAACACGGCATTGATGGGGGCGATTTTCAAAGGCGAAGTGCAAATCGCCCGGACCTTGTTGTCGGCCGGTTGCAGTCCGGACCAGCGCAACGGTGCGGGGCAGACTGCGGCGATGTACGCCGGATTGTTCAAACGTGCCGAGCTGCTCGATGCACTCAAGGCCAAAGGCGCGGACCTGAACGCCGAAGATCCGTTAGGCAACAGCGCCACGCGTCTGGCCAGCGGCGAAATCCGTACCGCCGCGCCGCGCTGA
- the katB gene encoding catalase KatB gives MTSTIGLGTFPHRRTFGVLTATLLSFSVHAATLTRDNGAAVGDNQNSQTAGATGPVLLQDVQLIQKLQRFDRERIPERVVHARGTGAHGTFTVTNDLSDLTKAKVFAGGQSTPVFVRFSAVVHGNHSPETLRDPRGFATKFYTTDGNWDLVGNNFPTFFIRDAIKFPDMVHAFKPDPRTNLDDDSRRFDFFSHVPEATRTLTELYSNSGTPASYREMDGNGVHAYKLVNAKGDVHYVKFHWKSLQGINNLDPKSVTEVQGKDYSHMTNDLVAHINKGDFPKWDLYVQVVKSQDLYKFDFDPLDATKIWSGVPERKVGQMVLNRNPSNVFQETEQVAMAPANLVPGIEPSEDRLLQGRVFSYADTQLYRLGANALQLPINAPKVAVNNGNQDGAMNIGQSSTGVNYQPSRLMPREEPQAARYSQSALTGSTQQAKIQREQNFKQAGDLYRSFSKKERNDLIESFGGSLATTDDESKHIILSFLYKADPEYGTGVTKVAKGDLSRVKALAANLVD, from the coding sequence ATGACTTCGACCATCGGCCTGGGGACTTTTCCCCATCGGCGTACCTTTGGCGTTTTAACCGCCACTCTACTGTCCTTCTCCGTCCATGCTGCAACACTGACCCGCGATAACGGTGCTGCCGTGGGGGATAACCAGAACTCACAAACCGCGGGTGCCACTGGCCCGGTGCTGTTGCAGGACGTGCAACTGATCCAGAAGCTGCAGCGCTTTGACCGTGAGCGCATTCCTGAGCGTGTGGTGCATGCTCGTGGCACCGGGGCCCATGGCACGTTCACCGTGACCAATGACCTGAGCGACCTGACCAAGGCGAAAGTGTTTGCTGGTGGCCAGAGCACACCGGTGTTCGTGCGTTTCTCCGCCGTTGTTCATGGCAACCATTCGCCGGAAACCCTGCGCGACCCTCGCGGTTTCGCCACCAAGTTCTACACCACCGACGGCAACTGGGACCTGGTGGGCAACAATTTCCCGACCTTCTTCATCCGTGACGCGATCAAATTTCCAGACATGGTCCATGCGTTTAAACCAGACCCTCGCACCAACCTCGACGATGATTCGCGGCGTTTCGACTTCTTCTCCCATGTCCCGGAAGCCACTCGCACCCTGACCGAGTTGTATTCCAACTCTGGTACTCCCGCCAGTTATCGGGAAATGGATGGCAACGGTGTGCACGCCTACAAGTTAGTTAACGCCAAAGGCGATGTGCACTACGTGAAGTTTCACTGGAAGAGTTTGCAGGGGATTAATAATCTCGATCCAAAGTCCGTGACAGAAGTTCAAGGTAAAGATTACAGTCATATGACAAATGACTTGGTTGCGCATATTAACAAGGGCGACTTTCCGAAGTGGGACTTGTACGTTCAGGTTGTAAAATCACAAGATCTGTACAAGTTTGATTTCGATCCATTGGACGCGACCAAGATCTGGTCCGGAGTTCCTGAACGAAAAGTTGGACAAATGGTCTTGAATCGTAATCCTTCGAATGTCTTCCAGGAAACCGAACAAGTCGCCATGGCCCCCGCCAATCTTGTTCCCGGTATCGAGCCTTCGGAAGATCGCTTATTGCAAGGGCGAGTGTTTTCCTACGCCGATACGCAACTCTATCGTCTGGGCGCCAATGCGCTGCAGTTGCCGATCAATGCGCCAAAAGTTGCCGTGAATAACGGTAATCAGGACGGCGCGATGAACATCGGTCAAAGCAGTACAGGCGTGAATTATCAGCCGAGTCGTCTAATGCCCCGCGAAGAACCGCAAGCCGCGCGCTACAGCCAATCGGCGCTGACGGGCAGCACCCAGCAGGCGAAGATCCAGCGCGAGCAAAACTTCAAGCAGGCTGGTGATCTGTATCGCTCCTTCAGCAAAAAAGAGCGAAATGACCTGATCGAGAGTTTTGGCGGTTCGCTCGCGACAACCGATGACGAGAGCAAGCACATCATCCTGTCGTTCCTCTACAAGGCCGACCCGGAATACGGGACGGGCGTGACCAAGGTGGCCAAGGGTGACCTGAGCCGGGTCAAGGCGCTGGCGGCCAACCTGGTCGACTGA